In Micromonospora sp. WMMD980, the following are encoded in one genomic region:
- a CDS encoding Rv2175c family DNA-binding protein, translated as MTDSVPAETGADLPGPTDPAGWLALPDVAERLELSISKVHQMIRDRELLAVRRDGVRRIPAELVANRNVLKHLPGVLNLLADAGYDDEEALRWLYREDPSLPGTPAAALAGDLAREVKRRAQAVAF; from the coding sequence GTGACCGATTCCGTACCCGCCGAGACCGGTGCCGACCTGCCCGGACCGACCGACCCGGCCGGCTGGCTGGCCCTGCCGGACGTGGCCGAGCGCCTCGAGCTGTCGATCAGCAAGGTGCACCAGATGATCCGGGACCGGGAACTGCTCGCGGTGCGCCGCGACGGCGTCCGCCGGATCCCGGCCGAGCTGGTGGCCAACCGCAACGTGCTCAAGCACCTACCCGGCGTGCTCAACCTGCTCGCCGACGCCGGGTACGACGACGAGGAGGCGCTGCGCTGGCTCTACCGCGAGGACCCGAGCCTCCCCGGCACCCCGGCCGCCGCGCTCGCCGGCGACCTGGCCCGCGAGGTCAAGCGCCGCGCCCAGGCCGTCGCCTTCTGA
- a CDS encoding GNAT family N-acetyltransferase, whose product MRLVRWTPDDLVRRLDDVVAVYGEAMGYRADLLEARRGYIATHVRRPGFRAVASLTTEGHLAGFGYGYLGATGQWWHDQVHRALDAEARRRWLARPFEVVELHVRPPAQGHGVGARQLRALLTVAEGDTTLLSTPEADERTSRAWRLYRRFGFVDVLRHFHFPGDERPFGVLGRDLPLPAAGPAEAP is encoded by the coding sequence ATGAGGCTGGTGCGCTGGACGCCGGACGACCTGGTCCGCCGGCTGGACGACGTGGTCGCCGTCTACGGCGAGGCGATGGGCTACCGCGCCGACCTGCTGGAGGCCCGGCGCGGCTACATCGCCACCCACGTCCGGCGGCCCGGGTTCCGCGCCGTCGCCAGCCTCACCACCGAGGGGCACCTGGCCGGCTTCGGGTACGGCTATCTCGGCGCCACCGGGCAGTGGTGGCACGACCAGGTGCACCGGGCGCTGGACGCGGAGGCCCGGCGGCGCTGGCTGGCCCGCCCGTTCGAGGTGGTCGAGCTGCACGTGCGCCCGCCCGCGCAGGGGCACGGCGTGGGCGCCCGCCAGCTCCGCGCGCTGCTCACCGTGGCCGAGGGCGACACCACGCTGCTCTCCACGCCGGAGGCGGACGAGCGGACGTCGCGGGCCTGGCGGCTCTACCGCCGGTTCGGCTTCGTCGACGTGCTGCGCCACTTCCACTTCCCCGGTGACGAGCGGCCGTTCGGCGTGCTCGGCCGGGACCTGCCGCTGCCCGCCGCCGGTCCGGCGGAAGCCCCGTGA
- the crtI gene encoding phytoene desaturase family protein translates to MARIVVIGAGVGGLAAAARLAVTGHEVTVLERAGTIGGKLGRWAHHTPEGTWRFDTGPSLITLPQVFSDLFEATGAKLDEYLDLVPLDPIVRHVFPGGGPALDSCADPAEFAARIGAAFGDRSAADWQRLWRRAERVWAASHRDILRRTVDSPRDLAALAWRLGDLAAIGPGRTLRGLGRTHLSDPRLRMLLDRYATYTGADPRRAPAALVAVPYAELAYGGWYLRGGLGTLADALLSRCLDLGVVVRTDAAVTRIDAAGGRVHGVRVAGAAAPVPADVVVANTDALTVYRDLLPHPRRLAALTDRSLAGFVLLLGVRGDSGLAHHTVFLPRDYDAEFDAVFGDPGRGVRARPAADPTVFVTAADDPAVRPDGHEAWFVLVNAPRHGTAVDAVDWRRPGLAEAYADRILDVLAERGVDVRDRLVFSEIRTPADLDAATGAPGGAIYGTAGGLLRPANRGPVAGLWLVGGSTHPGGGLPMVTLSAEIVADAIGPAW, encoded by the coding sequence ATGGCGCGCATCGTGGTCATCGGCGCCGGCGTGGGCGGGCTCGCCGCCGCCGCCCGGCTCGCGGTCACCGGGCACGAGGTCACCGTCCTGGAACGGGCCGGCACGATCGGCGGCAAGCTGGGCCGGTGGGCGCACCACACCCCGGAGGGGACCTGGCGCTTCGACACCGGCCCGAGCCTGATCACCCTGCCGCAGGTCTTCTCCGACCTGTTCGAGGCCACCGGCGCGAAGCTCGACGAATACCTCGACCTGGTCCCGCTGGACCCGATCGTGCGGCACGTCTTCCCCGGCGGCGGGCCCGCGCTCGACTCCTGCGCCGACCCGGCGGAGTTCGCCGCCCGGATCGGCGCCGCGTTCGGTGACCGCTCCGCCGCCGACTGGCAGCGGCTGTGGCGGCGCGCCGAGCGGGTGTGGGCGGCGTCGCACCGGGACATCCTGCGCCGCACCGTGGACTCGCCGCGCGACCTGGCCGCGCTGGCCTGGCGGCTGGGCGACCTGGCCGCCATCGGCCCGGGCCGCACGCTGCGCGGGCTGGGCCGCACGCACCTGTCCGACCCGCGGCTGCGGATGCTGCTCGACCGGTACGCCACCTACACCGGCGCCGACCCGCGGCGCGCGCCGGCCGCGCTGGTCGCCGTCCCCTACGCCGAGCTGGCGTACGGCGGCTGGTACCTGCGCGGCGGGCTGGGCACGCTCGCCGACGCGCTGCTGTCACGCTGCCTGGACCTCGGCGTGGTGGTACGCACCGACGCGGCGGTCACCCGGATCGACGCGGCCGGCGGCCGGGTGCACGGGGTCCGGGTCGCCGGTGCGGCCGCGCCGGTCCCGGCCGACGTGGTGGTGGCCAACACCGACGCGCTCACCGTCTACCGGGACCTGCTGCCGCACCCGCGCCGGCTGGCCGCGCTGACCGACCGCAGCCTGGCCGGCTTCGTGCTGCTGCTCGGCGTGCGCGGCGACTCCGGCCTGGCCCACCACACCGTCTTCCTCCCCCGCGACTACGACGCCGAGTTCGACGCCGTCTTCGGCGACCCGGGTCGCGGCGTTCGGGCCCGCCCGGCCGCCGACCCGACCGTGTTCGTCACCGCGGCCGACGACCCGGCGGTCCGGCCGGACGGACACGAGGCGTGGTTCGTGCTGGTCAACGCGCCGCGACACGGCACCGCCGTGGACGCGGTGGACTGGCGGCGGCCGGGGCTGGCCGAGGCGTACGCGGATCGGATCCTCGACGTGCTGGCCGAGCGCGGGGTGGACGTGCGGGACCGGCTGGTGTTCTCGGAGATCCGCACGCCGGCCGACCTGGACGCGGCCACCGGCGCGCCGGGCGGGGCGATCTACGGCACCGCGGGCGGCCTGCTGCGCCCGGCCAACCGGGGCCCGGTCGCCGGGCTCTGGCTGGTCGGCGGCTCCACCCACCCCGGCGGCGGCCTCCCGATGGTGACCCTCTCCGCGGAGATAGTCGCCGACGCCATCGGCCCCGCCTGGTAA
- a CDS encoding monooxygenase translates to MNPDLVTLHVWRVPRRAVPGALARMATHPARLRRLPGVRFAKLLGTGTGTGFGPGDADLTRWAALVVWDSPAAASGFDSSPVARSWARVADAAARLELRPLTSRGEWSGREPFGTPAGGRVTGPVLALTRARLRARRAATFWRAIPPVAAELHAAPGLLARFGVGEAPLGWQGTVSVWRDPTDLVAFAYRSPEHRAAITRTPTEGWYAEELFARFAVGDVVGDRTVLGWVAADGDPDSARGNA, encoded by the coding sequence GTGAACCCCGACCTCGTCACGCTGCACGTGTGGCGCGTCCCCCGCCGCGCGGTTCCCGGCGCGCTGGCCCGGATGGCGACCCACCCGGCCCGGTTGCGTCGGCTCCCCGGCGTCCGCTTCGCCAAGCTGCTCGGCACCGGGACCGGCACCGGCTTCGGCCCCGGCGACGCCGACCTGACCCGGTGGGCCGCGCTCGTGGTGTGGGACTCCCCCGCCGCCGCGTCCGGTTTCGACTCCTCCCCGGTCGCCCGCTCCTGGGCCCGGGTCGCCGACGCCGCCGCCCGGCTGGAGCTGCGACCGCTGACCAGCCGCGGCGAGTGGTCCGGCCGGGAGCCGTTCGGCACGCCGGCCGGCGGGCGGGTCACCGGGCCGGTGCTGGCGCTGACCCGGGCCCGGCTGCGGGCCCGCCGGGCGGCCACGTTCTGGCGGGCGATCCCGCCGGTCGCCGCCGAGCTGCACGCCGCGCCCGGGCTGCTCGCCCGGTTCGGCGTCGGCGAGGCGCCGCTGGGCTGGCAGGGCACGGTGAGCGTGTGGCGCGATCCGACGGACCTGGTCGCCTTCGCGTACCGTTCCCCCGAGCACCGCGCCGCGATCACCCGTACCCCCACCGAGGGCTGGTACGCGGAGGAACTGTTCGCGCGGTTCGCGGTGGGCGACGTGGTCGGCGACCGTACGGTGCTCGGCTGGGTCGCCGCCGACGGCGACCCCGACTCGGCGAGAGGGAACGCATGA
- a CDS encoding polyprenyl synthetase family protein, with protein MTHAAPVSPVDRAGLRQRIDKALTEFLAGQRAWLAAVDDGLLPVAEAIEAFVLGGGKRLRPAFGYWGYRGAGGIDSDQVVATLAALEFVQASALIHDDLMDRSDTRRGEPAVHRRFAARHRAAGWGGDADAFGDASAILLGDLCLVWSDELLHSAGLAPATVARARPVFDEMRTEVTVGQYLDVLTQATGDTSLERAGKVARYKSAKYTVERPLLLGAALAGAPAEVHAAYSAYGLPLGEAFQLRDDVLGVFGDPERTGKPAGDDLREGKRTYLVAAALEALDPAGRELLLAGLGAAGLDADGVARLRELITASGALARTERRIATLTEGALAALSAVDLDTEARQALVDLAIAATRRAD; from the coding sequence GTGACCCACGCTGCTCCCGTCTCCCCCGTCGACCGTGCCGGCCTGCGCCAGCGGATCGACAAGGCGCTCACCGAGTTCCTCGCCGGCCAACGCGCCTGGCTCGCCGCCGTCGACGACGGCCTGCTGCCGGTGGCGGAGGCGATCGAGGCGTTCGTGCTGGGCGGCGGTAAGCGGCTGCGCCCCGCCTTCGGTTACTGGGGTTACCGCGGCGCCGGCGGGATCGACTCCGACCAGGTTGTCGCCACCCTTGCGGCGTTGGAGTTCGTGCAGGCCAGTGCACTGATCCACGACGACCTGATGGACCGGTCGGACACCCGGCGGGGTGAGCCCGCGGTGCACCGGCGGTTCGCCGCCCGGCACCGCGCGGCCGGCTGGGGCGGTGACGCCGACGCGTTCGGCGACGCGTCGGCGATCCTGCTGGGCGACCTCTGCCTGGTCTGGTCCGACGAGCTGCTGCACTCCGCCGGCCTGGCCCCGGCGACGGTGGCGCGGGCCCGGCCGGTCTTCGACGAGATGCGCACCGAGGTGACCGTCGGGCAGTACCTGGACGTGTTGACCCAGGCCACCGGCGACACGTCGCTCGAGCGCGCCGGCAAGGTGGCCCGCTACAAGTCGGCGAAGTACACCGTCGAGCGTCCGCTGCTGCTGGGCGCCGCGCTGGCCGGCGCGCCCGCCGAGGTGCACGCGGCCTACTCGGCGTACGGGCTGCCGCTGGGCGAGGCGTTCCAGCTGCGCGACGACGTGCTCGGGGTGTTCGGCGACCCGGAGCGCACCGGCAAGCCGGCCGGCGACGACCTGCGCGAGGGCAAGCGGACCTACCTGGTGGCGGCGGCCCTGGAGGCGCTCGACCCGGCCGGTCGGGAGTTGCTCCTGGCCGGGCTGGGCGCGGCGGGCCTGGACGCCGACGGGGTGGCCCGGCTGCGTGAGCTGATCACCGCGAGCGGCGCGTTGGCGCGTACCGAGCGCCGGATCGCCACGCTGACCGAGGGCGCCCTGGCCGCGCTGAGCGCCGTCGACCTGGACACCGAGGCGCGTCAGGCGCTGGTCGACCTGGCCATCGCCGCCACCCGCCGCGCCGACTGA
- a CDS encoding TetR/AcrR family transcriptional regulator gives MRAGEVDKKRLFELLWGVPAGPRRGPRPTLSPAAVARAGIVVADADGLDGLTMQRVAESLGVTKMALYRYVPGRAELVALMLDEALGEPPPPGPDADRGAARADADWRTRLDDWTRRLVERFRRHPWAQAAAVGARLPGPNELSWVDRVVAALAGTGLTATEQLDVATLLVGHARNLAGLPPDSGREEAFAALVHGREARFPALAAALAAPSAPSPDPAQSPDLTLDFGLTRILDGIQTLLHSRTPTPPPPLGRS, from the coding sequence GTGCGGGCCGGTGAGGTCGACAAGAAGCGGCTGTTCGAGCTGCTCTGGGGCGTGCCCGCCGGCCCCCGGCGCGGGCCCCGTCCCACGCTCTCCCCGGCCGCCGTGGCCCGCGCCGGCATCGTCGTCGCCGACGCGGACGGGCTGGACGGGCTGACCATGCAGCGGGTCGCCGAGTCGCTGGGCGTCACCAAGATGGCGCTCTACCGCTATGTGCCGGGCCGGGCCGAGCTGGTGGCCCTGATGCTGGACGAGGCGCTGGGCGAGCCACCGCCGCCCGGCCCGGACGCCGACCGGGGCGCGGCCCGGGCCGACGCGGACTGGCGGACGCGGCTCGACGACTGGACCCGGCGGCTGGTCGAGCGGTTCCGCCGGCATCCCTGGGCGCAGGCGGCGGCCGTCGGGGCCCGGCTGCCCGGCCCGAACGAGCTGTCCTGGGTGGACCGTGTGGTGGCCGCGCTCGCCGGGACCGGGCTCACCGCGACCGAGCAGCTCGACGTGGCGACGCTGCTGGTGGGGCACGCCCGCAACCTGGCCGGCCTGCCACCGGACTCCGGTCGGGAGGAGGCGTTCGCCGCGCTGGTGCACGGCCGCGAGGCCCGCTTCCCAGCCCTCGCCGCCGCCCTGGCCGCCCCCTCCGCACCATCCCCCGACCCCGCCCAGTCCCCCGACCTCACCCTGGACTTCGGCCTCACCCGCATCCTCGACGGCATCCAGACCCTGCTCCACTCCCGCACCCCCACACCCCCACCACCCCTCGGCCGATCATGA
- a CDS encoding CDP-alcohol phosphatidyltransferase family protein: MVGTQLNWDQYATAWARLHGGFDPRSAAPVVRAWLRFAYHVGFVLGRLRVGPTAVTVFGVLLCFCVPLLVGRTGDGPFLGSLFVLLAAVADSVDGAVAVATARTTRLGYVYDSVADRLGEVAWLIAFWLLGAPGALVAAAGGLSWLHEYVRARSVSAGMREIGAVTVGERPTRVCVALVGLLVAGLTGLIDADLTAGTATMATTVWVLLAGFGLGQLLSAVRRALVDAG; this comes from the coding sequence GTGGTGGGCACACAGCTGAACTGGGACCAGTACGCGACCGCGTGGGCGCGGCTGCACGGTGGGTTCGATCCCCGGAGCGCCGCGCCGGTGGTGCGCGCCTGGCTACGCTTCGCCTACCACGTGGGCTTCGTGCTGGGTCGGCTCCGGGTCGGTCCGACCGCGGTGACCGTGTTCGGGGTGCTGCTCTGCTTCTGCGTACCCCTGCTGGTGGGCCGGACCGGCGACGGACCGTTCCTGGGTTCGCTCTTCGTGCTGCTCGCCGCCGTGGCGGACAGTGTCGACGGTGCGGTGGCGGTGGCCACCGCCCGCACCACCCGGCTCGGCTACGTCTACGACTCGGTCGCCGACCGGCTCGGCGAGGTGGCCTGGCTGATCGCGTTCTGGCTGCTCGGCGCGCCCGGCGCGCTGGTCGCCGCCGCCGGCGGCCTGTCCTGGCTGCACGAGTACGTGCGCGCCCGCTCCGTGTCGGCCGGGATGCGGGAGATCGGCGCGGTGACCGTGGGGGAGCGGCCCACCCGGGTCTGTGTGGCGCTGGTCGGGCTGCTGGTCGCCGGGCTCACCGGGCTGATCGACGCCGACCTGACCGCCGGCACCGCCACCATGGCCACCACGGTGTGGGTGCTGCTCGCCGGCTTCGGCCTCGGTCAGTTGCTCTCCGCGGTCCGGCGCGCGCTCGTCGACGCCGGCTGA
- the metF gene encoding methylenetetrahydrofolate reductase [NAD(P)H]: MALGLPSVLPNPQPAIGELIRDGRPTFSFEFFPPKTPAGEKLLWQAIRELEPLLPSFVSITYGAGGSTRDTTVAVTERIATETTLLPMAHLTAVNHSVAELRHVIGRLASVGVRNVLAVRGDPPGDPGGEWVTHPEGVRYAEDLVRLVRDSGDFSVGVAAFPYKHPRSPDVASDTAHFVRKCRAGAEFAITQMFFDADDYLRLRDRVAATGCDTPILAGVMPVTQIGTIARSVQLSGAPFPPALAERFDRVADDPAAVHRLGVEQAGEMCAKLLDEGVPGIHFITLNRSTATREVWQRLRADARV, translated from the coding sequence GTGGCGCTCGGTCTTCCCTCGGTCCTCCCCAATCCCCAGCCGGCGATCGGGGAGCTGATCCGTGACGGCCGCCCCACCTTCTCGTTCGAGTTCTTCCCGCCGAAGACCCCGGCCGGCGAGAAACTGCTCTGGCAGGCGATCCGCGAGCTGGAGCCGCTGCTCCCGTCGTTCGTCTCGATCACCTACGGCGCGGGCGGCTCGACCCGGGACACCACGGTCGCGGTGACCGAGCGGATCGCCACCGAGACCACCCTGCTGCCGATGGCGCACCTCACCGCGGTCAACCACTCGGTCGCCGAGCTGCGGCACGTGATCGGCCGGCTGGCCTCGGTCGGGGTCCGCAACGTGCTGGCCGTGCGGGGCGACCCGCCGGGCGACCCGGGCGGCGAGTGGGTCACCCACCCCGAGGGCGTCCGCTACGCCGAGGACCTGGTCCGGCTGGTCCGCGACAGCGGCGACTTCAGCGTCGGGGTGGCCGCCTTCCCGTACAAGCACCCGCGCTCGCCCGACGTGGCCAGCGACACCGCGCACTTCGTCCGCAAGTGCCGGGCCGGGGCCGAGTTCGCGATCACCCAGATGTTCTTCGACGCCGACGACTACCTGCGGCTGCGCGACCGGGTGGCCGCCACCGGCTGCGACACCCCGATCCTGGCCGGGGTGATGCCGGTGACCCAGATCGGCACCATCGCGCGCTCGGTGCAGCTCTCCGGCGCGCCGTTCCCGCCGGCGCTGGCCGAGCGGTTCGACCGGGTCGCCGACGACCCCGCGGCGGTGCACCGGCTCGGCGTCGAGCAGGCCGGCGAGATGTGCGCCAAGCTGCTGGACGAGGGCGTGCCGGGGATCCACTTCATCACGCTCAACCGGTCCACCGCGACCCGCGAGGTCTGGCAGCGCCTGCGCGCCGACGCGCGGGTGTGA
- a CDS encoding FAD:protein FMN transferase produces the protein MSGPERRAWVAQVMGLPVSVHLRGPLVRTPGVEDRVARVFAELRAADAVFSTWRPESVVGRLRGAPPGPAATADPLVREVAGLCETARERTGGWFDARRLPLPLGGAGFDPSGLVKGWAVERAARHLTDLADHDLCLNAGGDVLLRTTPGRPPWRIGIEDPDRSARMLDVVERAGGAVATSGTARRGAHITDPRAGRPAEALRSVTVVGPDLLWADVYATAAVAGGVDAPAWLATLDGYAALLVDAAGRVRVTPGWPGHRAGVTVSSA, from the coding sequence GTGAGCGGGCCGGAGCGCCGGGCCTGGGTGGCCCAGGTGATGGGGCTGCCGGTCAGCGTGCACCTGCGGGGTCCGCTGGTGCGTACCCCCGGGGTCGAGGACCGGGTGGCACGCGTCTTCGCCGAGCTGCGCGCCGCCGACGCGGTGTTCAGCACGTGGCGGCCGGAGAGTGTGGTGGGCCGGCTGCGGGGCGCGCCGCCCGGCCCGGCGGCCACCGCCGACCCGCTGGTGCGCGAGGTGGCCGGGCTGTGCGAGACGGCCCGTGAGCGGACCGGCGGGTGGTTCGACGCCCGCCGCCTGCCGCTGCCGCTGGGCGGCGCCGGCTTCGACCCGTCCGGCCTGGTCAAGGGCTGGGCGGTGGAGCGGGCCGCCCGGCACCTGACCGACCTGGCCGACCACGACCTGTGCCTCAACGCGGGCGGGGACGTGCTGCTGCGGACCACGCCGGGCCGGCCGCCCTGGCGGATCGGGATCGAGGATCCGGACCGGTCCGCGCGGATGCTCGACGTGGTCGAGCGGGCCGGCGGCGCGGTCGCCACCTCCGGCACCGCGCGGCGCGGCGCGCACATCACCGACCCGCGCGCCGGCCGGCCCGCCGAGGCGCTCCGGTCGGTCACCGTGGTCGGCCCGGACCTGCTCTGGGCTGACGTGTACGCGACCGCGGCGGTCGCCGGCGGCGTGGACGCACCGGCGTGGCTGGCCACCCTGGACGGGTACGCGGCCCTGCTGGTGGACGCCGCCGGCCGGGTCCGGGTCACCCCGGGCTGGCCCGGGCACCGGGCCGGGGTGACCGTATCGTCTGCCTGA
- a CDS encoding carotenoid biosynthesis protein, translating into MLTVLVLAQICYPLTGGATRAGLTVATVVLGWLLSVAHALLTRGARVAAALVAVVTGGGFAVEALGVATGFPFGSYDYSGELGPKLAGVPLIIPLAWTWMAWPAWLTAVRLTQVSKGGPSATGSVNGGPRLARVALAAVGLAAWDLFLDPQMVAEGYWTWRDATPALPGLPGIPVSNYLGWLGFAVLLAVVLRPLAGPAVDRVDRRDAPMFALYLWTYASSVLAHAVFLRLPASAVWGAAGMAVAAVPLAVALWRGRRERTVAAESAPRVDAPA; encoded by the coding sequence CTGTTGACCGTGCTGGTCCTCGCCCAGATCTGCTACCCGTTGACCGGCGGCGCGACCCGGGCCGGGCTGACCGTGGCCACGGTGGTGCTCGGCTGGCTGCTCTCCGTCGCCCACGCGCTGCTCACCCGGGGCGCCCGGGTCGCGGCCGCGCTGGTCGCGGTGGTGACCGGCGGCGGGTTCGCGGTCGAGGCGCTCGGCGTGGCGACCGGGTTCCCGTTCGGCAGCTACGACTACTCCGGCGAGCTGGGCCCGAAGCTGGCCGGCGTGCCGCTGATCATCCCGCTGGCCTGGACCTGGATGGCCTGGCCGGCGTGGCTCACCGCGGTGCGACTCACCCAGGTGTCAAAAGGGGGCCCCTCCGCTACCGGAAGCGTTAACGGGGGGCCCCGCCTTGCACGGGTCGCGCTGGCGGCGGTGGGGCTGGCGGCGTGGGACCTGTTCCTCGATCCGCAGATGGTGGCCGAGGGCTACTGGACCTGGCGGGACGCCACCCCGGCGCTGCCCGGCCTGCCCGGCATCCCGGTCAGCAACTACCTGGGCTGGTTGGGCTTCGCCGTGCTGCTCGCCGTCGTGCTGCGCCCGCTCGCCGGACCGGCCGTCGACCGGGTCGACCGCCGCGACGCCCCGATGTTCGCGCTCTACCTCTGGACGTACGCCTCCAGCGTGCTGGCGCACGCGGTCTTTCTCCGGCTGCCCGCGTCCGCGGTGTGGGGCGCGGCCGGCATGGCGGTGGCCGCGGTGCCGCTGGCGGTGGCGCTGTGGCGGGGCCGCCGGGAGCGGACCGTCGCCGCCGAATCCGCACCCCGGGTCGACGCGCCGGCATGA
- a CDS encoding glycosyltransferase family A protein produces the protein MTAALALVAAVATLTGHTLVNALAWLRRPTDGPAEVGEGVAMLLPLRDEADRVTPCLRALLAQRGVPGLRIVVLDDGSTDGTADVVRAVAGADPRVTLLTGVTLPPGWLGKPHACWQLATRADPQPPVLAFVDADVVLAPHAVAAAVTELRAAGATLLSPYPRIVVRTAADRLVQPLLQWLWLTFLPLRAMERSRRPSLAAAGGQFLVVDRAGYLRAGGHAAVADRVLEDIELARAVKRAGGRIALADGSRLASCRMYDDWPQLRDGYTKSLWASFGHPAAAAAVLALLFALYVAPPLLALGALLAGAPAVAAVAFLAYLAGVAGRTVSARATGGRAWPDALAHPVSVVVLGWLTVRSYHLRKRRRLTWRGRPVT, from the coding sequence ATGACCGCCGCGCTCGCGCTGGTGGCGGCGGTCGCCACGCTCACCGGGCACACGCTCGTCAACGCCCTCGCCTGGCTGCGCCGCCCCACCGACGGACCGGCCGAGGTCGGCGAGGGCGTGGCGATGCTGCTGCCGCTGCGCGACGAGGCCGACCGGGTCACCCCGTGCCTGCGCGCGCTGCTCGCCCAGCGCGGCGTGCCCGGGCTGCGGATCGTGGTCCTCGACGACGGGTCGACCGACGGCACCGCCGACGTGGTGCGCGCCGTGGCCGGCGCCGACCCCCGGGTCACGCTGCTCACCGGCGTCACCCTGCCGCCCGGCTGGCTGGGCAAGCCGCACGCGTGCTGGCAGCTCGCCACCCGTGCCGATCCGCAGCCGCCCGTGCTCGCGTTCGTCGACGCCGACGTGGTGCTCGCCCCGCACGCCGTCGCGGCGGCGGTGACCGAGCTGCGCGCGGCGGGCGCGACGCTGCTGTCGCCGTACCCCCGGATCGTGGTGCGGACGGCGGCCGACCGGTTGGTGCAACCGCTGTTGCAGTGGTTGTGGCTGACGTTCCTGCCGCTGCGCGCGATGGAACGCTCGCGGCGGCCCTCGCTGGCCGCGGCCGGCGGGCAGTTCCTGGTCGTGGACCGGGCGGGCTACCTGCGGGCCGGCGGGCACGCGGCGGTGGCCGACCGGGTGCTGGAGGACATCGAGCTGGCCCGGGCGGTGAAGCGGGCCGGCGGCCGGATCGCGCTGGCCGACGGCTCCCGGCTGGCGTCCTGCCGGATGTACGACGACTGGCCGCAACTGCGCGACGGCTACACCAAGTCGCTGTGGGCCTCGTTCGGGCATCCGGCCGCCGCGGCGGCCGTGCTGGCGCTGCTGTTCGCGCTCTACGTGGCGCCGCCACTGCTGGCCCTCGGGGCGCTGCTGGCCGGCGCGCCGGCGGTGGCCGCCGTGGCGTTCCTGGCCTACCTGGCCGGCGTCGCGGGCCGCACGGTCAGCGCCCGGGCCACCGGCGGGCGGGCCTGGCCCGACGCGCTGGCGCACCCCGTGTCGGTCGTGGTCCTCGGTTGGTTGACCGTCCGGTCGTACCATCTGCGGAAGCGACGCCGGCTCACCTGGCGGGGTCGCCCGGTCACCTAG
- a CDS encoding helix-turn-helix transcriptional regulator, which produces MIPSPPSGPRLLGPLLAELRAARGWSQQRLAAELCAASGVPTLTRHEVSRWERQLRLPGDFWSAWLATVLGVPAELIAEATARSRRLGAAAGPAGRSRAHPGRSGPARAPRVRAARRGGDGARPAGTD; this is translated from the coding sequence ATGATCCCGTCCCCGCCGTCCGGCCCCCGCCTGCTGGGGCCGCTCCTGGCCGAGCTGAGGGCCGCCCGTGGCTGGAGCCAGCAGCGACTCGCCGCCGAGCTGTGCGCCGCCTCCGGCGTGCCCACCCTCACCCGGCACGAGGTGTCCCGGTGGGAGCGCCAACTCCGGCTGCCCGGTGACTTCTGGTCCGCGTGGCTGGCGACGGTCCTCGGGGTTCCGGCCGAGCTGATCGCCGAGGCCACCGCGCGCAGTCGCCGGCTCGGCGCGGCGGCGGGCCCGGCCGGCAGGTCCCGGGCGCACCCGGGCCGCTCCGGGCCGGCGCGGGCGCCCCGGGTGCGGGCGGCGCGCCGGGGCGGCGACGGGGCACGTCCGGCGGGGACCGACTAG
- a CDS encoding YbaK/EbsC family protein produces the protein MQSEPHPNVRAVQRALDAAGARDFSGHASAVRLLPAAVHTAAAAAEALGVDVGAIANSLVLDADDAPLLVLTSGAHRVDTAGLAATLGVAHLRRADPDFVRRHTGQVIGGVAPLGHPGPLRTLVDTALNGYDEVWAAGGVPRAVFPTTYPELLRITGGDPAEVA, from the coding sequence ATGCAGTCTGAGCCACATCCGAACGTGCGGGCGGTGCAGCGGGCGCTCGACGCGGCCGGGGCGCGGGACTTCTCCGGGCACGCCAGCGCCGTTCGTCTGCTGCCGGCGGCGGTGCACACCGCCGCCGCGGCCGCCGAGGCGCTCGGCGTCGACGTCGGCGCCATCGCCAACTCGCTGGTCCTCGACGCCGACGACGCCCCGCTGCTGGTGCTCACCTCCGGCGCGCACCGGGTGGACACCGCCGGTCTGGCCGCCACGCTGGGCGTGGCCCACCTGCGCCGGGCCGACCCCGACTTCGTCAGGCGGCACACCGGTCAGGTGATCGGCGGGGTCGCGCCGCTCGGCCACCCCGGGCCGCTGCGCACCCTGGTCGACACCGCGCTCAACGGGTACGACGAGGTGTGGGCGGCCGGCGGCGTGCCGCGGGCGGTGTTCCCCACCACCTACCCGGAGCTGCTGCGGATCACCGGCGGCGACCCGGCCGAGGTGGCGTGA